DNA sequence from the Cohnella herbarum genome:
CTTCTCTTTGCGATAACGAAAGGGGCCGCTGGGCGCCCCCTTCGTACCGAAATATCCACGATCGTTATTATTTGTTGTCTTCGTACCCTTGTTGGTGTTCTTTGGCTACGCTAGCCGCGTCTTTCTTAGCGACGAACAGGTTTTGGATGCTGGAAAGATGAACTTGAGCCGTTCCCGGGTTCATCGTATTGTCGAATGCCAGGTCGCCGCCTTTAACATCTTTGAAAATGCTGAGCACATCCATCGCCATGTCGGAATATCCGGCTGCTTTGAAGTCGCCTTCTACTTTCTGAGCGATACCTACGGCGCCTTTGGCCGTGAACGTTTCTTTCGGGTAGTTCAGCATGAAGTAGTTCAAGAAATCAAGCGTTTCCGCCAGATGTTTGCTGTTCTTGGAAACGGCGAATCCGCTTCCCGGCGCCAGCATGAACTCGTCCGGGTTGCCTTTGCCGTTGATGGTCGGGAATTTGAAGACGCCTACGTCGCCGCTTGTACCGACCGTGGAAGTCTCGATTCCTCCGGTTGCCCAGCTGCCCATGTAGTACATGGCCGCTTTACCGGTCTTGAATAAGTTCTCGCCGGCATTATAGTCGAAGGAAGTCGCGCCTTCTTGGAAGGCACCTGCTTGTACGAGCGACTGGAATGCGTCTACGGCTTCGACGAACGCCGGATCTTCGAACGTTTTCTTGCCGTCTACGACGTCTTGCAGGAAGCCCGGGCCGCCGTTCGTGCGAAGAAGCATATTCATGAACAGGAACGAACCGGTCCAAGTATCTTTTTCTCCGATCGCCATCGGTTGAATTTTTTTGGCTTTCAGTTGTTTAACGACTTCGACCATTTCTTCGAACGTTGTCGGCACTTTCGCGCCGGCTTCTTCGAACATCTTTTTGTTGTAATAAACCAGGCCGACGTTGTTGCCGTCAGGCAAGGCGTATAGGTTGCCGTTGAACGAATAGTAATCGAGGATGCCTTCTTGGAACGTATCTTTAAGTCCGTTCTTCTCGACCATTTCGTTCAGCGGGGCGAACAGGTCGGCATCTACGAACGGCTTCATTTGAGCAGCCGGGTTAACGATCGTAATATCCGGAATTTCCTTCGAAGCGGCTTGCGTTTTCAACTTCAGCTTCTGCTGGTCCGTATTGAGCGAATCGAGCTCGATCTTCACGTTCGGGTGATCGGCTTCGTATTGCGCGACGATTTTTTTCATCATTTGGTGTTTCGGATCGGTTGCGTCGGGATAGATGTTCTGGAAAGTAATCGTAACTTTCTCTTTTCCGCCTGCATTGCCGTTCGTGCCGGAAGCTTCGGGGCTCGAAGTATTGTTTCCGTTGTTTCCGCACGCGGCCAAGCTAACGGCAAGCGCGCCGGTCAAGATCGTACCAATCACTCTTTTGCTAGTCTTATTCATCTGTAGGTCCCCTTTGAGGTTGGAATGTTCTCATTATGCGATGAATGGGGAATGCGGACAATGAAGTTACTTAGGAGAAGATGTTTGTATTTTCAAGGTTCGTCTTTGAATGCGCGAATGACGTACTCTTGTGATTTCCCACTGGACGGGTATTATACGCGGCGCATGAAAAAAAGGGAGCCATCCACAGAAACGTCAAATTATAAGGTTTACAGGAGTACCTTTCCTGGAATAACATAAAAGAGACCGAACCGTACGGTCTCAAAATAGCAGAAGGAAGGGATCCCATGCTCGCGCAAATCGTGTTGTTCGACGGATTTGATCTGATGGATGCTTTAGCTCCGTATGAGGTATTCGTGGCTGCAGAAATGTACTCGGGAGGAGCGATCCGGGTTGAACTCGTAACGGCGGAAGGCGGACGGCAAGTCTCCAGCGGAACGAACAAGCTTCCGATCCCCGCAAGCGGAGGGATCGATTTGGAGAGGGCCGGAATCATCCTTGTGCCGGGAGCTTCAGGGGACGTCGCCGGAGATGGACCGAACTCCGTGGTATCCATACTGCAACGGGCGTCCGAGACTCGGCTGACGGGGCTCGTTAGCGAGGCGCTAGAGAAACCCGGCTTTACCGTAGCGACGGTATGCGGGGGATCGCTGATGCTGGCCATGACCGGATTACTGGAGGGTCGCCATGCGGTTACGAATCATCTCGGCATGGATGCGCTTGGGGCGATGGGAGCCATTCCCGTTGCGGCAAGAGTC
Encoded proteins:
- a CDS encoding extracellular solute-binding protein, which gives rise to MNKTSKRVIGTILTGALAVSLAACGNNGNNTSSPEASGTNGNAGGKEKVTITFQNIYPDATDPKHQMMKKIVAQYEADHPNVKIELDSLNTDQQKLKLKTQAASKEIPDITIVNPAAQMKPFVDADLFAPLNEMVEKNGLKDTFQEGILDYYSFNGNLYALPDGNNVGLVYYNKKMFEEAGAKVPTTFEEMVEVVKQLKAKKIQPMAIGEKDTWTGSFLFMNMLLRTNGGPGFLQDVVDGKKTFEDPAFVEAVDAFQSLVQAGAFQEGATSFDYNAGENLFKTGKAAMYYMGSWATGGIETSTVGTSGDVGVFKFPTINGKGNPDEFMLAPGSGFAVSKNSKHLAETLDFLNYFMLNYPKETFTAKGAVGIAQKVEGDFKAAGYSDMAMDVLSIFKDVKGGDLAFDNTMNPGTAQVHLSSIQNLFVAKKDAASVAKEHQQGYEDNK